CCAAACAGCACAGTAAGGGCCGGTATCTCCATTATGGCCAGTGGATTGGGGAAAAGCCGCCCTCTGCAAAACAGCGGGTGCGGCTGGCCATCGTGGAGTCCCTGCAAAAACAGCCCGCCGATTTTCCGGCGTTTCTGAGGCTTATGGAGGAGTCCGGCTTTCTGGTAAAGCATGGCCGTGGCGGTGTGATCTCCTTCCTTGCTCCCGGGCAGGATAAGCCCACCCGCCTGCGGGCATCTACCCTCGGGGATGGTTTTGATCCCGAGGACATCCGGGCTGTGATTGCCGGGGAGCGTCCGATCCCGGAGCTCCCGCAGGAGGCCCCGACTTCTGCCCGTCGTGTCAATCTGATTATAGACATTCAAGAGCGCATGGCACAAGGCAAGGGCCCGGCCTATGAACGGTGGGCCAAGGTTTACAATCTGAAACAGATGGCTGCTGCGCTCCAGTACCTGCGGGAAAATGATTTGATGGACTATGAGGCGCTGGCGGCCAGTACAGAAAAGGCAGTAGAGCGTTTTCACACGCTGTCCGAGGAATTGCGGCAAACGGAGGCGGAGCTGGAAAAGACCTCCGGGCTCATGGCGGCTACTGTGGACTACGCAAAAACCCGGCCTGTGTTTGACGGTTATAAGGCGGCCCGGTACAGTAAAAAGTATCTGTCGGAGCATGAGGCGGAGCTTGCCACTTACCGGGCGGCCCGGGCCACTATGAATGAGCTTTTGGACGGTGCAAAACTGCCAAAGATGGCGGATATGAAAAAGTCCCGCCAAGAATTGGCGGGAAAGAAAAAGCCCTCTATGCGGAATACCGCAAGGCCCAGGCGGATATGCGGCAGGCTGTGGCAATCAAGGCGAACATTGATCATCTGCTCGGCGTGACGGACGGGCGGGAAAATAAGGCCCAGGAGCGGTAGCGACAGGCCGCAGACAACAGGCGCATAGCGCCGGGACTTTGGGACAATTTGTCCCGAAGTTCAGCGGGTTTGGGGAGCTCCCCAACAAGTATTTTGCGGGCCTGCGGCCAGCAAAAATTTCGGAGTGTGGCCACACCCGAATTGCTTGCCATTTCGTGCGCTTCCGATACATGGCGCAAAAAAACGAAGGTCACGCTTTCTTACGCTTCCTCCGTTTCTCTGGCTTTCTTAATTCCCTCGGCTGTGGCTTCTATCACGACGAGCTCTTTTTCATTCATAGAATTTAGGAGCACATCAATGTGTTTTCTGCAAGAACTTGTCTGCGCCCCTCCGTCCGCATGAATAAACTGGTCTACTGAAATGTCAAACATAGTAATGAGTTTAACAAAAAGGTCGAAGCTGGGATATTGACCTTTATTCTCAATATTCATAATGGTACGGGAGTCACGGTCTACTAATTCCGCAACATAGGCTTGTGTCCAGCCCTTTTCTTCTCTGGCTCGTTTGAGTGCCGCCCCGAGGCCGTGAAAGTCAAACCTTCTTTCATCTTGGTTCATTCTCATATCACCCTATATCATTCTACATTTCTGGTTGAATTATGAGAATGTAATGAGATTTTACATTGAGTAGTATTTTATTTCGTGTCCATGTAGTCTCTAACTTGTATTATTCGAGGCAGAGAACTATAATATATCCTGTGGAGGTGCAAAATGGACTATATGACATTGAAAGAGGCTGCCGAAAAGTGGGGCGTGACACCTCGTAGGGTAAATTATTATTGTGCTGGTGGGCGTATCCACGGCGCTGTGAAAATGGCTGGTATTTGGCTGATCCCTAAAACTGCGGAGAAGCCGATTGATGGGCGGACAAGACAAGGGAAGGAGCTGCGCCATGAATAAAATTTTGATTATAGATGATGACAGAGAACTGTGCGCTTTGATTAAACGCAGCGTACAAGCAGAAAACATAGAAGCTGATTTTTGTAATACTGGAAAAGAGGGCTTGCAGAAATTAAAAGAGCAGGAGTATCAGCTTGTAGTGCTGGATGTGATGATGCCCGGTATGGATGGCTTTGAAACGCTGGAAGAAATCCGTAAAGAGAACAGCCTGCCGATTTTGATGTTTACATCCAAAAATGACAGCATTTCTAAAGTGCGGGGCTTACGGGCCGGGGCGGACGATTATCTGACAAAACCGTTTGATATGGACGAACTGATTGCCCGTATTGCGTCCCTCATTCGCCGCTACACCCGCTTTAATCAGCAAGCCGGAACTGTGCAAAAACTGGATTTTGACGGATTGCAGATTGACCTTGAAAATCGTTCTGTTACGACGGCAAACGGCACTTTTGAACTTCCGCCAAAGGAATTTGATCTGCTCCTGTACTGTGCAAAACATCAAGGTAAAATTTTGACAAAACAGCAGATTTATGAGGAAGTTTGGGGCGAAGAATATTTCTATGATGACAGCAATATCATGGCGATTATCAGCCGGCTTCGTAAAAAATTAGAAGTCAATCCTTCCAGTCCAAAGTATATCCAGACGGTCAAAGGGATTGGCTACCGCTTTAATAAGGAGGTGTAGCTGGTATGGAAATTATCGTATTCTTGTCCATTGTGATTGCTGTTGTGGCTGTATTGACTTCCATCGTTCTCATTCGGCGCGTAAAAAAGCAAATCGCAGAAATGACCGATGCACTGGTTGATGTGAAAGACGGAAATGGCAACCGGCGTATTCTATCTGCAACAAATGAACTGACAGCACCTCTTGCCTATGAAATCAACGAGATCGTTGTGGCCTATGAAAGCAGACTTTCAACTGTACGGCAGACAGAAGAAACCAACCGCCAGCTTATGACGAGCCTTTCCCACGATGTGCGAACGCCCCTTACTACTCTGATTGGGTATCTTGACGCTGCACACAAAGGACTGGTCACAGGAAAAGACCGGGATGATTATATTGAAACCGCCCGCCGGAAAGCCCATGATCTGAAAGAATATATTGATGTACTCTTTGACTGGTTCAAGTTAAATTCAAACGAGTTTGCTTTGGAGATCCAGAGCGTTGAGGCCGCAGAGCTGACAAGAAATATCCTCATTGACTGGATACCGATTTTTGAGGATAAACAGGTTGAGTATGACATCGATATTCCCGAACAGCCTGTCCGGGTAAGATTGGATATGGACAGCTATATGAGGATCGTCAACAATCTCATTCAAAATGTAATTGCTCACAGCCATGCAGACAAAATCAAAATTGCCCTGTCAAAGAAGGAAAATAACATGGAGCTGCTGCTGGCGGATAATGGAGTGGGAATTGAGAAGGAAGATTTGAAACACATTTTTGAACGGCTCTATAAGTGTGACAAAGGACGCTCTGAAAAAGGCAGCGGACTTGGTCTTTCTATTGTCCATCAGCTTGTAGAAAAGATGGGTGGGAGTATAACAGTTGAAAGTTTGCCGGGAAAAGGAACTGAATTTATGTTGCTTTTTCCTTTGGAGATTTAAGCGGGTTCCCGTCTTTATGGCGGGAACCTTTGTCATTTTTGCCGGATTTCAAATTGCAAGGTTAATGCAAGGTTGCGGCAAGGTTAATGCAAGGTTGGCGTGATAGAATACCTTACAGAACAGGAGGTTTTGAATATGGATACAAATTACATCAT
Above is a genomic segment from Faecalibacterium taiwanense containing:
- a CDS encoding helix-turn-helix transcriptional regulator; its protein translation is MRMNQDERRFDFHGLGAALKRAREEKGWTQAYVAELVDRDSRTIMNIENKGQYPSFDLFVKLITMFDISVDQFIHADGGAQTSSCRKHIDVLLNSMNEKELVVIEATAEGIKKARETEEA
- a CDS encoding helix-turn-helix domain-containing protein — encoded protein: MDYMTLKEAAEKWGVTPRRVNYYCAGGRIHGAVKMAGIWLIPKTAEKPIDGRTRQGKELRHE
- a CDS encoding sensor histidine kinase KdpD, whose product is MEIIVFLSIVIAVVAVLTSIVLIRRVKKQIAEMTDALVDVKDGNGNRRILSATNELTAPLAYEINEIVVAYESRLSTVRQTEETNRQLMTSLSHDVRTPLTTLIGYLDAAHKGLVTGKDRDDYIETARRKAHDLKEYIDVLFDWFKLNSNEFALEIQSVEAAELTRNILIDWIPIFEDKQVEYDIDIPEQPVRVRLDMDSYMRIVNNLIQNVIAHSHADKIKIALSKKENNMELLLADNGVGIEKEDLKHIFERLYKCDKGRSEKGSGLGLSIVHQLVEKMGGSITVESLPGKGTEFMLLFPLEI
- a CDS encoding response regulator transcription factor, translated to MNKILIIDDDRELCALIKRSVQAENIEADFCNTGKEGLQKLKEQEYQLVVLDVMMPGMDGFETLEEIRKENSLPILMFTSKNDSISKVRGLRAGADDYLTKPFDMDELIARIASLIRRYTRFNQQAGTVQKLDFDGLQIDLENRSVTTANGTFELPPKEFDLLLYCAKHQGKILTKQQIYEEVWGEEYFYDDSNIMAIISRLRKKLEVNPSSPKYIQTVKGIGYRFNKEV